A genomic segment from Methanoplanus limicola DSM 2279 encodes:
- a CDS encoding acyltransferase family protein, with protein sequence MDERFSNNFDLLRFLAAASIIFSHCFALSLGYANVHLFDWHLLVGQFGLAVLLVISGYLITKSWEKRPELKIYFKKRALRLFPGMIASIIFIILVIGPVNTSYTLKEYFLRLADPQTWVAIPFYVNGWAIGIFTENPVTYVNAPLWTIPFEFMLYTLVAFLGITAILLRKNALLPVIFMTVLMWAVWYDNPALNKIRFAAYFLIGSYLYVNREKIEYKLWLSALLFIPVVIFFKTPFMFVFALIAIPYFVLCIAYLPVRHLHKFGIAGDPSYGMYIYSYPIQQTIIHFIPAIAVSQLIGLTFAVVIPMAYASWHLIEKKALSLK encoded by the coding sequence ATGGATGAAAGATTCAGCAATAATTTTGATCTGCTGAGATTTTTAGCGGCAGCGTCTATTATTTTCTCACATTGTTTTGCCCTTTCTCTTGGCTATGCCAATGTTCATCTCTTTGACTGGCACCTCCTTGTCGGCCAGTTCGGACTTGCAGTACTTCTTGTAATAAGCGGCTATCTCATAACAAAAAGCTGGGAAAAACGACCGGAATTAAAAATATATTTTAAAAAAAGGGCACTCAGACTATTTCCCGGAATGATAGCATCCATTATCTTCATAATTTTGGTTATAGGTCCGGTTAATACATCATATACTTTAAAGGAATATTTTCTAAGACTTGCAGATCCGCAGACATGGGTGGCAATTCCGTTTTATGTCAATGGCTGGGCAATCGGAATATTTACTGAAAATCCTGTAACATATGTCAATGCTCCGTTATGGACAATACCATTTGAATTTATGTTATACACTCTGGTGGCATTTCTTGGAATAACGGCAATATTATTGCGAAAAAACGCCCTACTGCCGGTAATATTTATGACTGTTCTGATGTGGGCTGTGTGGTATGACAATCCTGCACTCAATAAGATCAGATTTGCCGCTTATTTCCTGATTGGTTCGTATCTTTATGTTAACCGGGAAAAAATAGAGTATAAACTGTGGCTTTCGGCACTGCTGTTCATACCGGTGGTAATTTTTTTCAAAACGCCATTTATGTTCGTCTTTGCGCTTATTGCAATACCATATTTTGTTCTCTGCATTGCATACCTCCCGGTAAGACATCTTCACAAATTCGGAATAGCGGGTGACCCTTCGTATGGTATGTACATCTACTCTTACCCGATTCAGCAGACCATAATTCATTTTATTCCGGCAATAGCAGTCAGTCAGTTGATAGGACTTACATTTGCAGTTGTGATTCCAATGGCATATGCATCATGGCATTTAATTGAGAAAAAAGCACTTTCCCTGAAATAG
- the aspS gene encoding aspartate--tRNA(Asn) ligase produces MRTQLKDVTKDTERAEVIGWVHEVRDLGGLSFYILRDRTGFLQATVVKKKAPETVIECAKSISRESVVRITGAVKATEKAPGGREIIPETMELISRAETPLPLDVSEKVLAEVDTRIDNRYLDARRPKVGAIFKIRSAVTHALYDLFFSEGFINIHSPKVVAAATEGGTELFPLAYFEKEAFLNQSPQLYKQMMMSAGFEKVFEIGPIFRAEEHNTTRHLNEATSIDVEVSFADHNDVMDLLERAVVAAYANVEKTCSDELELFDIDFTVPKSPFPKITYAQAIDIAAISIDEGIGYGDDLSTAAERAIGEEMGQHYFITDWPTEIKPYYAMPFEDNPEVCKAFDMMHPRMELSSGAQRIHQHDLLVEQIINKGLSPESFEFYLKPFKYGMPPHSGWGMGMERLIMTMLDLPNIREAVLFPRDRHRLTP; encoded by the coding sequence ATGCGAACACAGTTAAAGGACGTTACAAAGGATACAGAAAGGGCAGAAGTAATCGGATGGGTTCATGAAGTAAGGGACCTTGGAGGACTTTCCTTCTATATTCTAAGGGACAGAACAGGATTTTTACAGGCAACCGTAGTTAAAAAGAAGGCACCTGAAACGGTAATTGAGTGCGCAAAGAGTATATCACGCGAATCTGTGGTAAGAATTACAGGGGCAGTAAAAGCAACTGAAAAAGCTCCGGGTGGAAGAGAGATTATTCCGGAGACAATGGAATTAATCAGCCGGGCAGAAACCCCATTACCGCTTGATGTTTCAGAAAAGGTTCTTGCAGAAGTAGATACAAGGATTGATAACCGTTATCTTGATGCAAGAAGGCCGAAAGTCGGTGCAATCTTTAAGATCAGAAGTGCTGTTACGCATGCGCTCTATGATCTCTTCTTCAGTGAAGGATTCATAAACATCCATTCACCAAAGGTAGTCGCCGCAGCAACCGAAGGCGGTACTGAGCTTTTCCCTCTTGCATACTTTGAAAAAGAAGCATTTTTAAATCAGAGTCCGCAGCTTTACAAACAGATGATGATGTCTGCCGGATTTGAGAAGGTATTTGAGATCGGGCCGATCTTCAGGGCTGAAGAACATAATACAACAAGGCATCTCAACGAAGCGACGTCGATTGATGTTGAAGTTTCATTCGCTGACCACAATGATGTAATGGATCTCCTTGAAAGGGCAGTCGTTGCAGCATATGCCAATGTTGAAAAAACGTGCAGCGATGAACTTGAACTCTTTGATATTGATTTCACTGTTCCTAAGTCACCGTTCCCAAAGATTACATATGCGCAGGCAATTGACATCGCGGCCATATCAATTGATGAGGGTATTGGGTACGGCGATGACCTTTCAACCGCTGCTGAGCGCGCAATCGGCGAGGAGATGGGGCAGCATTATTTCATCACTGACTGGCCTACAGAGATAAAACCATATTATGCGATGCCTTTTGAAGACAATCCGGAAGTCTGCAAGGCTTTTGACATGATGCATCCCAGAATGGAACTTTCAAGCGGTGCGCAGCGTATTCACCAGCATGATCTTCTGGTAGAGCAGATTATAAACAAAGGACTTTCGCCTGAAAGCTTTGAATTCTACCTGAAACCCTTTAAGTATGGTATGCCTCCGCACTCTGGATGGGGAATGGGTATGGAGCGTCTCATTATGACAATGCTTGACCTGCCAAATATCAGAGAAGCAGTATTATTCCCAAGGGACAGACATAGGCTTACTCCATGA
- a CDS encoding methionine synthase — protein MTLMQKLLPTTVVGSYPAIQGKGLKSILDPFQPALETAVNDQIKAGIDIISSGQVRGDMISQIISLLPGIRGNNVTGMVQAPSKPITVHDTKYAVSKHERVKAMFAGPSTIAHALKIDTPVYRNKNELVLDLAQALAHEAKNLENAGITILQIDEPILSTGAADMATAHEAISAITGAVRVPACLHVCGNIGSVFDDIIKMPVEILDFEFACNPENLEYISGKDLKNKMIGFGVVDSSSEKIDSVEEIYSRILKATDLFDPAKILIDPDCGLRMHTRETAFAKLKNMVSAADMVRNEL, from the coding sequence ATGACACTAATGCAGAAACTTCTGCCGACAACTGTAGTCGGCAGCTATCCGGCTATACAGGGAAAAGGATTAAAATCTATTCTTGACCCTTTTCAGCCTGCGCTTGAAACCGCTGTAAATGACCAGATTAAAGCCGGCATTGATATTATCTCATCCGGGCAGGTGAGGGGGGATATGATCTCACAGATTATTTCTCTTCTGCCCGGAATCCGAGGTAATAATGTTACAGGCATGGTCCAGGCTCCTTCAAAGCCGATAACTGTTCATGATACAAAATATGCAGTTTCAAAGCATGAAAGGGTTAAGGCAATGTTTGCCGGTCCTTCAACGATTGCACATGCGCTGAAGATCGATACGCCTGTTTACCGCAACAAGAATGAACTTGTTCTTGATCTTGCGCAGGCACTTGCTCATGAGGCAAAGAATCTTGAAAATGCCGGCATCACAATCCTTCAGATAGATGAACCAATACTTTCAACCGGTGCTGCCGATATGGCAACTGCACATGAGGCGATAAGTGCGATTACAGGAGCTGTAAGGGTTCCGGCATGCCTGCATGTATGCGGCAATATTGGAAGTGTCTTTGATGACATCATCAAAATGCCGGTTGAGATCCTCGATTTTGAATTTGCGTGTAATCCTGAAAATCTGGAGTATATCTCCGGAAAAGACCTCAAAAATAAAATGATTGGTTTTGGGGTTGTTGATTCATCATCTGAAAAGATTGATTCTGTAGAAGAGATTTATTCCAGAATATTAAAGGCAACTGATCTCTTTGATCCTGCAAAAATATTAATCGACCCAGACTGTGGCCTTAGGATGCATACGAGAGAGACTGCATTTGCAAAACTGAAAAATATGGTCTCTGCTGCCGATATGGTCAGAAATGAATTATAA
- a CDS encoding RAD55 family ATPase, translating into MPDKGIRTNIGVGKRSTGISGLDFQLGGGIIKGKSILLCAGPVSGAEMIAEQFFRSSENVESSYIMIDGSVTEGMTDASKMTPEEISDYITGEKIVIDSISSVIMNFGIDSALTLMKKASAMDNSSDVNILYLMYNNIHSLYDEIKLIRNSDIVISLNEFMHGNEIERNLTINKIPGTDVPGRVFPYNIKEGGIELSTTARVV; encoded by the coding sequence ATGCCTGATAAAGGAATTAGAACCAATATTGGTGTAGGCAAAAGGTCCACCGGAATTTCCGGTCTTGACTTTCAGCTTGGCGGCGGGATCATAAAAGGCAAATCCATTCTTCTCTGTGCGGGTCCTGTATCAGGTGCTGAGATGATAGCAGAACAGTTTTTCCGCTCCTCAGAGAATGTTGAAAGTTCTTATATTATGATTGACGGATCTGTCACCGAAGGTATGACTGATGCCTCCAAAATGACACCTGAAGAGATTTCAGATTATATTACCGGTGAAAAAATAGTCATTGATTCAATATCATCGGTAATAATGAATTTTGGAATAGATAGTGCACTGACACTTATGAAAAAAGCATCTGCCATGGATAATAGTTCAGATGTGAATATATTATACCTTATGTACAATAATATCCACAGCCTTTATGATGAAATAAAATTAATAAGAAATTCTGATATCGTCATTTCACTCAATGAATTTATGCATGGAAATGAGATTGAGAGAAACCTTACAATAAATAAAATCCCCGGAACAGATGTTCCCGGAAGGGTGTTCCCATATAACATAAAAGAAGGCGGAATTGAGCTTTCAACCACAGCCCGGGTTGTATAA